Within Paenibacillus sp. RUD330, the genomic segment GCTTGCTCATGACGTTCCTGTTCGTCAGGGAAACGGAGCTCAAGCCGAGCCGCGGCTTTGACTGGGGCGGGCAAATCACGGCTGTTGCAGCCATAGCTGCCTTATCGTTCGGACTCATGCAAGGGCAAACGTACGGATGGAGATCGCCGGCTGTCATGGCGGCAATCAGTCTGGCCCTGGTTGGCGCCGTCCTCTTTGTGCTTGTGGAAGCCAAAGGCAAGACGCCGCTCCTTCCGCTGCGCTTATTCAGGAATGCGACGGTATCGGCGGGATTGCTTGCCGGGATGGCGATCAACATCGGCTTGGCGGGAATTCTATTTGTGCTGCCCTTGTTCCTTCAGCAAGTACGCGGATTTTCGGCGCACACAACAGGCCTCGCGCTCCTTCCCATGATGGTTCCGATGGCCTTCAATCCCATTCTGACCGGTCGGATCGTGGCCCGCATCGGCGCGCGGATACCGATGGCAGCAGGCTTTGGCCTTGCGGCGGCGGGCACATGGCTGCTGGTGTGGACGGATGCGGACGCAAGCGACGCCCTTGCGCCGATTGGATTGGTGCTGTTCGGCTTCGGAGTGTCCTTTACGATTCCGGCGTTGATGACGGCCGTAATGTCTTCCGTCCCAAGGGAGCAGACCGGCGCGGTGTCAGGCGCTCTCCATTCCAGCCGCCAGGTTGGAGCGGCGCTGGGGGTCGCCATTCTCGGCTCGATACTGGGCGGCAGCAATTCGTTGAGGGCCGGGATGCACTTGGCGCTGATCGTGACGGCGGTTGTTTTGATCGGCGGCGGCTTGCTTTCGTTCCTGTACATCGGCAAAGACCAGGACCGAAAGTAAAAAGGCTGCAAGTTTCTTGCAGCCTCCATGCAGGCAATAAACCGGCCTCGAAGGCCGGCCTTGACCGTCAGGCAATGACAGATAGGAGCGACGGAATACCCGGTTCAGAGCGTCCAGCGGCAAGTCATCGTCAAGCTGTCGCCGTCCATTTCCGCGGCAAGCGAGCCGTTCATCTTCACCATCAAGCTTTTGGCGATGGAAAGGCCAAGCCCCGATCCTTGGGAGGATCGGGTGCGGTCAAGCGTATAGAAGCGGTCGAATAGAAGGCTCAAATCGCTGCCGGATAATTCCTTGGCTTCATTGACGATTCGCAGCTCGGCTTGCTCCCCGCGCCGCTCGAAGAAGACGTCGACCCGTCCGTCCGCATGCTTGATCGTATTGACGAGCAGATTCTCCACGACCCTGCGCACGGCTTGCCCGTCGGCATATACAAGGATTTCTTCATCCGGAAGCATCAGGTTCGGCATGATGCCGCGTTCGCTGAACCGGTCGTAGAACCCGACCAGGATGTCGGACAGGAGCGCGGTCATCCCGAGCCGCTCCGATGCAAGATGATAATCCGTGGATTCGACGACGGACAGCTCGAAGAAATCGTTCAGCAGCGCCTGCAGCCTTTTCGTCCGGTTTTTCACGATGGCGACGTACTCCAGCTTCTCTTCGGGAGTGATCGAGTCCGCTTCCAGCAGCTGAATGTAGCCCATGATGGAGGTCAGAGGAGTGCGGATATCATGGGAAACGTTCGCTACCGCTTGCCTGAGCTCATTCTCGGTTCGTCTTCTCAGAGCCTCCGCTTCCACGATGAGATCCGACTGGCGGTTGATCTGCCCGGCAAGGTCTTCGAGCTTTCGGTCGAACAGAGCGGCATCGAGCTTTTTGCCGGTTGTCCGCTCGTTGTAGCGTCGCAGCTGCTCTGTCATCCGTCCCAGCTCCCGCCTCGTCAGGAGCAGACGGGCAAGCAGGAGAGCCGCCGCTGCAACGGACAGTATCGTTAGAATCAGCAGCATTCTCCCGCCGCCTTTTTATTGTTATTTGATTTCTTTTCTGCGATAGACGGCAATGCCGAGCAGTCCCGATGCGACAATCGTCAGCACGGGCACAAGCACCATAGCGGGCAGCTCGCCGCTGTCGATGCGGGGAGCGCCGATATCGCCGATCCGCTTGAAGATGGAATAGTCATACACGGTAGCCAGGAAAGGAATGCGTGTGCCCAAGCCGACCAGAACGGAATCGATCATCACGAAAAAAATGATGCTGAAGCCGATCGTCTTGCCGCTATCGGTCAGGATGGCGGTGAATAGAGCCCCGAGAGCAGCGTATCCGGCCGCATACAGCATCGTAAGTCCGAGCGCCCTCGGGATGTAGAGAGCCGAGGTTCCCTCCGGGAGATGGCCGAAGCCGGATAGAATCGAAGCTTCAATCGTGCTTGCGACCGGAAAGACGAGGGAGAGAGCCATGGCTCCGGCCAGGAAGCCGGCCAGCTTGGCTGCGAACAGCTTCCATCTGTCGTTGCCCGACGAGGCGATCGTCTTCATGACACCGGTCGAATATTCGTTGGCGATGAAAAATCCGGCCAGGATCGCGACTCCGAATTTAATGATGAATCCGTTTCCCGAGATGAACTGGACCAGAAAATCGGCGCCCGTTCTCTGCGGCTCTCCGACGCTGTCGAAATAGTACAGGAGCGGATAGCCCAGCGAAGCGCAGGCGAGCAGAAGCATCAGCATCCGGAACGAACGGTCCTTGCGGAGCTTGAAGAGCTCGGCACGGATAAGATTATACATGGGAACCACCGCCGATCCGCTTGGTGAAGTAGCTCTCCAGATCTTCTCCCATCGGAGTGAACTGCTCGATCTCCAGTCCTGCCGAAAAGAGAGCCGATGATACCTTGCCCGGCTGGTCGATGGGGCTGTACAGCTTGATCGCGCCATCCGGCAGCACTTCGAATTCGGCCGTGCCCAGCTCGCGCTGGACAACCGCTGCCGCCATGTTCGGATTGTCGGCTTTGATCAGCACGTACTGCTGGCATTTGCCGTTCAATTCCTGGGCGGTAAGCTGTTCCAGCAGCTGGCCGCGATGGATGATGCCGTAATGGCTCGCCAGCAAATACAGCTCGCTCAGGATGTGGCTGGAAATCAGGATCGTTATGCCCCGCTCGCGGTTGAGACGCTTGAGCAGCTCCCGCATTTCCACGACGCCCATCGGATCCAGCCCGTTGGTCGGCTCATCCAGAATGAGGAATTCCGGATCGCCCAGAAGCGCGATCGCCAGGCCCAGCCTTTGCTTCATGCCGAGCGAGAAGTTTTTCG encodes:
- a CDS encoding MFS transporter, encoding MEKAMQTKSNSLGKPAKAMLLFGLSIGYFMVLLDMTVVSVALPAIRDDLGGGISGLQWVVNAYTIVFAGLLLSMGAFADKLGAKRVYAVGLTLFLAASALSGAVSTLGALIGLRALLGVGAAALTPASLTLIAHAYPVPAERARALGIWAAVTGIAMASGPVVGGLLADSFGWRSIFLLNLPLAFISLLMTFLFVRETELKPSRGFDWGGQITAVAAIAALSFGLMQGQTYGWRSPAVMAAISLALVGAVLFVLVEAKGKTPLLPLRLFRNATVSAGLLAGMAINIGLAGILFVLPLFLQQVRGFSAHTTGLALLPMMVPMAFNPILTGRIVARIGARIPMAAGFGLAAAGTWLLVWTDADASDALAPIGLVLFGFGVSFTIPALMTAVMSSVPREQTGAVSGALHSSRQVGAALGVAILGSILGGSNSLRAGMHLALIVTAVVLIGGGLLSFLYIGKDQDRK
- a CDS encoding ABC transporter ATP-binding protein, with product MTGDYVLQTNQLSKKFKSSTALHNVELSIRKGSIYGFIGQNGAGKSTLIRIVAGLAFPTEGSIELFGASDERSLIEARKRIGSIIESPALFPHMTASENLEANRILRGIPGKDCVPRTLELVGLQGTGKKKAKNFSLGMKQRLGLAIALLGDPEFLILDEPTNGLDPMGVVEMRELLKRLNRERGITILISSHILSELYLLASHYGIIHRGQLLEQLTAQELNGKCQQYVLIKADNPNMAAAVVQRELGTAEFEVLPDGAIKLYSPIDQPGKVSSALFSAGLEIEQFTPMGEDLESYFTKRIGGGSHV
- a CDS encoding histidine kinase dimerization/phospho-acceptor domain-containing protein; this encodes MLLILTILSVAAAALLLARLLLTRRELGRMTEQLRRYNERTTGKKLDAALFDRKLEDLAGQINRQSDLIVEAEALRRRTENELRQAVANVSHDIRTPLTSIMGYIQLLEADSITPEEKLEYVAIVKNRTKRLQALLNDFFELSVVESTDYHLASERLGMTALLSDILVGFYDRFSERGIMPNLMLPDEEILVYADGQAVRRVVENLLVNTIKHADGRVDVFFERRGEQAELRIVNEAKELSGSDLSLLFDRFYTLDRTRSSQGSGLGLSIAKSLMVKMNGSLAAEMDGDSLTMTCRWTL
- a CDS encoding ABC transporter permease, which encodes MYNLIRAELFKLRKDRSFRMLMLLLACASLGYPLLYYFDSVGEPQRTGADFLVQFISGNGFIIKFGVAILAGFFIANEYSTGVMKTIASSGNDRWKLFAAKLAGFLAGAMALSLVFPVASTIEASILSGFGHLPEGTSALYIPRALGLTMLYAAGYAALGALFTAILTDSGKTIGFSIIFFVMIDSVLVGLGTRIPFLATVYDYSIFKRIGDIGAPRIDSGELPAMVLVPVLTIVASGLLGIAVYRRKEIK